In Streptomyces sp. NBC_00569, a single genomic region encodes these proteins:
- a CDS encoding fumarylacetoacetate hydrolase family protein — protein sequence MTHPLGNPPSKIIAVHLNYPSRARERGRIPAHPSYFLKPPSSLAGTKDALVRPQGCELLGFEGEIALVIGSRAQRVSPEDAWEYVRWVTAANDAGVYDLRYADRGSNLRSKGADGLTPLGPRLLDARQLDPAALQLRSWVNGELVQDDTTDTLLFPFGQLIADLSRLVTLEPGDVILTGTPAGASVASPGDVVEVEVRGSGLSTGRLRNPVAAGPALEAYGAMPRADEVEREAAYGTAYTPTPLLAKGLEDGLRSVAVATLSAQLRSRGLPHMSIDGVRPTLPGQKMVGVAHTLRYLPLREDLFKKYGAGMNAQKRAIEELRPGHVLVMDARRDTSAGTLGDILALRAQTRGAAGVVTDGGLRDSAAVTDLGLPVYHGGEHPSVLGRRHVPWDSGVPIACGGALVQPGDLIVGDADGVVVVPLDLAEELIADCQEQELREQFITEQVRAGHSVDGLYPLGPEWSEPFELWRRSRTHDTSDTSDSSYAPHASQGDSA from the coding sequence ATGACGCACCCGCTCGGCAATCCTCCCTCGAAGATCATCGCGGTTCACCTCAACTACCCCAGCCGCGCCCGGGAACGGGGACGCATCCCCGCCCACCCGTCCTACTTCCTCAAGCCGCCCTCGTCCCTCGCGGGCACCAAGGACGCCCTCGTGCGTCCGCAGGGCTGCGAACTCCTGGGCTTCGAGGGGGAGATCGCCCTGGTGATCGGCTCGCGCGCCCAGCGGGTGAGCCCTGAGGATGCCTGGGAGTACGTGCGCTGGGTGACCGCGGCCAATGACGCGGGGGTCTACGACCTGCGCTACGCGGACCGCGGCTCCAACCTCCGCTCCAAGGGGGCCGACGGGCTCACGCCGCTCGGCCCGCGACTCCTCGACGCCCGCCAACTCGACCCGGCCGCACTTCAGTTGCGTTCCTGGGTCAACGGTGAGCTGGTCCAGGACGACACCACGGACACCCTCCTGTTCCCCTTCGGGCAGCTGATCGCCGACCTGTCGCGCCTCGTCACGCTGGAGCCGGGGGACGTCATCCTCACCGGCACCCCGGCCGGCGCCTCCGTCGCCTCACCGGGGGATGTGGTGGAGGTCGAGGTCCGCGGCAGCGGCCTGTCCACGGGCCGTCTGCGCAACCCCGTCGCCGCCGGGCCCGCCCTGGAGGCGTACGGAGCGATGCCCAGGGCGGACGAGGTGGAGCGCGAGGCGGCGTACGGCACCGCCTACACGCCAACCCCCCTGCTAGCAAAGGGGCTTGAGGACGGGCTGCGGTCGGTTGCCGTCGCCACCCTCAGCGCACAGCTCCGCTCCCGCGGACTGCCGCACATGAGCATCGACGGCGTCCGCCCCACGCTGCCGGGCCAGAAGATGGTGGGCGTCGCCCACACCCTTCGCTACCTGCCCCTGCGCGAGGACCTCTTCAAGAAGTACGGCGCCGGCATGAACGCCCAGAAGCGGGCGATCGAGGAGCTGCGGCCCGGCCATGTACTCGTCATGGACGCCCGCCGCGACACCTCGGCCGGCACCCTCGGTGACATCCTCGCGCTGCGCGCCCAGACGCGCGGCGCGGCCGGGGTTGTCACCGACGGCGGCCTGCGTGACAGCGCCGCGGTCACCGATCTGGGCCTGCCGGTGTACCACGGGGGTGAGCACCCCTCGGTCCTGGGCCGCCGCCATGTGCCGTGGGACTCCGGCGTGCCCATCGCCTGCGGTGGAGCCCTGGTCCAGCCCGGCGACCTGATCGTCGGCGACGCGGACGGCGTCGTGGTCGTACCGCTCGACCTCGCGGAGGAGCTGATCGCCGACTGCCAGGAGCAGGAGCTGCGCGAACAGTTCATCACCGAGCAGGTGCGCGCCGGGCACAGCGTGGACGGCCTCTACCCCCTCGGACCTGAGTGGAGCGAGCCGTTCGAGCTGTGGCGCCGCAGCCGCACGCACGACACATCCGACACTTCTGACTCTTCGTACGCCCCGCATGCCTCGCAAGGAGATTCCGCATGA